DNA from Candidatus Alcyoniella australis:
AGCGCCGAATAGGGGAACGGCCCGGCGATGATCGTCCAGCAGCAGGCCGGGATCACGCAGATCGTGTCCGGCCCCAGCGCGCGCAGCGCCAAACGCATGGCCAGCGCGCCGCCGCAGCCCTGGCAGGCCAGATGGCCGGAGGTCAGCAGTTCCTGTTTCGGGTGCTCGAAGCTCATGACATCACCCCCATCCACTGCGAACCATCGGGCGGCGGCTCGTCTTTGAGGCCCTGCCTGGCGATTCCCTCGATCACCTCGAGCGTCAGGTCGCGGCCGCCCAGTCCGGCGATGTAGCCGTAGATCAGCGGTCGGTCCGCGTCGTTGGCCAACGCGCCGCGGATCTCGTCGGCGATGATCCCGCCCTTGCCGAACGAGCAATTGCGGTCGATGACGATCGCCCGTTTTTTGCCGCGCAACGCTGCGCGCAGCTCGGCGGTGGGGAACGGCCGGAACAGCCGCAGCTTGACCAAACCGATCTTGATTCCTTGCTCGCGCAGCCGGGCCACGACCAGCCGCGCCGGGCTGCTCATGCTCGCCATGGTGACCAGCACGGTCTCGGCGTCTTCCACGTCCACGGTCTCGACGTTATGGTAGCGCCGACCGAACTGCTGTTCGAACTCCTCGTCCGCCTTGTTGAACACAGCGGCCGCGCCGTCCATCGCGGCCTGAATTTTGAAACGCATCTCCATGTAGCTATCGGGCTGGACCAGCCCGTTGAACGCGTGGGGATCCTCGGGGTCGAGGTAGATCTCGGGCGTGTACGGCGGCAAGTAGGCGTCGACCTGCTCAAGCTCGGGCAGATCGACCGGTTCGTAGGTGTGGCTGAGAATGAACGCGTCGTAGCAGACCATCACCGGCAACTTGATCTGCTCGGCCACGCGGTAGGCTTGCAGCACGCTGTCGAGCACCTCCTGGTTGGTCTCGACGTAGAGCTGGCACCAGCCGGTGTCGCGCTGGGAAAGCGAATCGGTCTGCTCGCTCCAGATGGACCAGCCCGGCGCCATGGCGCGGTTGACGTTGACCATTACCAGCGGCAGCCGCGCGCCAGAAGCCCAGTGCAGCAGCTCGTGCATCAGCGCCAAACCCTGGGAACTGGTGGCGGTAAAGGTCCGTACGCCGGTGCTCGCCGCGGCGATGATCGCGGCCATTGCCGAGTGTTCGCTCTCGACCTTGAGGAAGTTGGCCTGCAGCGCGCCCTTGGCGCACATCTCGGACAGCTCCTCGACGATCTGCGTCTGAGGCGTTATCGGATAGGCCGAGATTACTTGGACGCGGGCCAAACGCACGCCGTGGCTGGCCGCGTGGTTGCCCATGATGACCTTCTGCATCTCAGTCCTCCGTCAAAATAATGCAGGAGCGGGGACACTCGCTGGCGCAGATCCCGCAGCCCTTGCAGTAGTCGTAGTTCACGTCGTAGCCGAACTCGCCCTCGCGCGGGATGACCGCCACGTCGGGGCAAAAGATGTAGCAATTGTCGCATTCCGTGCACAGCCCGCAATGGAAGCAGCGTTCGACCTCGCGCATTGCCGCGGCCTCGTCGAGCCCGGCGTTGACCTCGCTGAAGTCTTTAATCCGTTGCGGCATGGGGCTGTGTGCACTCTGGCCGCGTTCGAGGTGCGGGAAGTAGGCGGTGTTGATCTGCTCGAACTGGACCACCGTATTCGCGTCGTCGTAGGCCGCGTGGGCCTCGCCGCTGTCGAGGTAACGGCTGATCGAGATGCTGCCGCCCTGCCCGATGCGCATTAGCTGTTCCACCTTGTCCGGCGGCTCGCCG
Protein-coding regions in this window:
- a CDS encoding transketolase C-terminal domain-containing protein, whose translation is MQKVIMGNHAASHGVRLARVQVISAYPITPQTQIVEELSEMCAKGALQANFLKVESEHSAMAAIIAAASTGVRTFTATSSQGLALMHELLHWASGARLPLVMVNVNRAMAPGWSIWSEQTDSLSQRDTGWCQLYVETNQEVLDSVLQAYRVAEQIKLPVMVCYDAFILSHTYEPVDLPELEQVDAYLPPYTPEIYLDPEDPHAFNGLVQPDSYMEMRFKIQAAMDGAAAVFNKADEEFEQQFGRRYHNVETVDVEDAETVLVTMASMSSPARLVVARLREQGIKIGLVKLRLFRPFPTAELRAALRGKKRAIVIDRNCSFGKGGIIADEIRGALANDADRPLIYGYIAGLGGRDLTLEVIEGIARQGLKDEPPPDGSQWMGVMS